One part of the Schistocerca piceifrons isolate TAMUIC-IGC-003096 chromosome 2, iqSchPice1.1, whole genome shotgun sequence genome encodes these proteins:
- the LOC124775680 gene encoding uncharacterized protein LOC124775680: protein MTGRYNELSKALETRHIDIYAVQETWWSGNKSYDIGCSYKLMYKGIHGSTSGVGIIVSFKFDNNISEVKRYNDRVMKIVYITDGRKIHFFSAYAPQTSQATSIKDAFCRMLDAKTAEVPPEDYIIITGDLNWHIWCRKEEHTAHGGHGFREKDDNDQHILDFSEAHNLAIANTWFKKHDSHLITYYSDINATQIDYILMRRRDLKDVLDAQVIP from the coding sequence ATGACTGGACGGTACAACGAACTATCTAAAGCCCTTGAAACCCGACACATAGACATCTACGCAGTGCAAGAAACATGGTGGAGTGGAAACAAATCGTATGACATTGGATGCAGTTACAAGTTGATGTATAAGGGCATACACGGATCAACTAGTGGCGTTGGCATTATAGTGTCATTCAAGTTTGACAATAATATCTCTGAAGTGAAAAGATACAATGATCGTGTGATGAAGATTGTGTACATCACAGATGGCAGAAAAATCCACTTTTTCAGTGCTTATGCTCCACAAACTAGCCAAGCAACTTCCATCAAGGACGCCTTTTGTAGGATGCTTGATGCAAAGACTGCTGAAGTACCCCCAGAAGATTACATCATCATCACTGGTGATCTGAATTGGCACATATGGTGCAGAAAGGAAGAACATACCGCTCACGGTGGGCATGGATTCAGAGAAAAGGATGACAACGATCAGCATATCCTCGATTTCTCTGAAGCTCATAACCTGGCAATTGCGAACACATGGTTCAAAAAGCATGACTCACATCTAATCACATATTACAGTGACATTAACGCCACACAGATCGACTACATCCTCATGAGACGACGTGATCTCAAAGATGTGCTTGATGCACAGGTCATCCCCTAG